A single Candidatus Methylomirabilota bacterium DNA region contains:
- a CDS encoding group 1 truncated hemoglobin: protein DRQLVVDFLCEAFGGPVIYRGRDMKTSHEGLNISESDWQIFVKHTLATLDKFGVQGKEREEFLAAAASLKADIVDR from the coding sequence AGACCGGCAGTTGGTCGTCGACTTCTTGTGCGAGGCGTTTGGGGGGCCGGTTATCTACCGCGGGCGCGATATGAAAACCTCGCACGAAGGCCTCAACATCAGCGAAAGTGACTGGCAGATCTTTGTGAAGCACACATTGGCAACGCTCGATAAGTTCGGTGTCCAGGGCAAAGAGCGGGAGGAATTCCTGGCCGCTGCTGCCAGTCTCAAAGCGGACATTGTCGACCGGTAG
- a CDS encoding response regulator transcription factor: MVAAETPVVFVVDDDPSVRKSLTRLLRAAGWEVESFASGREFLAQPRPDRPSCLLLDVRMPGLTGPALQDALESLGERLSIVFLTGYGDVRMGVRAMKGGAVDVLTKPVSKEELLDAVERAVAIALRDRRERARIKEIRDRIKTLTPREAMVFALVVTGMLNKQSAAELGVVEKTVKMHRARVMEKMRAGSLAELVRLAAEAGVLAAKSGPAPG, translated from the coding sequence ATGGTCGCCGCCGAGACCCCGGTGGTGTTCGTGGTGGACGACGACCCGTCCGTCCGGAAGAGCCTCACGCGGTTGCTCAGGGCTGCGGGGTGGGAGGTCGAGTCTTTCGCCTCGGGTCGCGAGTTTCTGGCCCAACCACGGCCCGACCGTCCTTCCTGCCTGTTGCTGGACGTCCGGATGCCCGGGTTGACCGGGCCCGCCCTGCAGGACGCTCTCGAAAGCTTGGGGGAGCGGCTCTCTATCGTGTTCCTCACCGGCTACGGCGACGTCCGGATGGGCGTGCGGGCCATGAAGGGCGGGGCCGTTGACGTGCTCACGAAGCCGGTGAGCAAGGAGGAGCTTCTCGATGCGGTGGAACGAGCGGTGGCCATCGCGCTGCGGGATCGGCGGGAACGGGCCCGGATCAAGGAGATCCGGGATCGCATCAAGACGCTGACTCCGCGTGAGGCCATGGTCTTCGCCCTGGTCGTGACCGGAATGTTGAACAAGCAGAGCGCGGCGGAGCTGGGCGTCGTGGAAAAGACGGTCAAGATGCATCGAGCCCGCGTAATGGAGAAGATGCGGGCCGGATCGCTGGCCGAGCTGGTCCGGCTGGCCGCCGAAGCGGGCGTGCTCGCGGCCAAGTCAGGGCCTGCACCAGGTTAG